The nucleotide window CGCGTTCGGCCAGGAAGAACCCCGCCGGGTCGAACCAGTCGGTCTGCTCGCGGGCGGTCAGGTCGGCGAGCGTGAGCCGGCCCTGCTCGCCGTGCTCGGCGAACGCCTTGGCGTTGAGCGCCAACCAGGCCGAATCGTCCGACCCGGGACGGAACTGACGGACCGTCACGCCTGGTGGGAGCTCCACCGGGCCGGGGTGGTCGGCCTCCGGTCCCAGCGGCAGCGAACGCTCCATCCGCCACAGTTCACGGATCACCACCAGCCCGGTCCGGCCCGCCAGTGCGGCGGCGCCCGGGTGAGCGGTGTACGACCACACCCGCAGGTCCGGGTGCACCGCGGCGGCGGAGTCCAGCAGCGCCCGGCCGTGCCCGCGACGCCGGTGGGCGGGATGCACGGCCAGTTCGGTGCTGCCGTCGCCCCGGACCTGGGCGTAGCCGATCAGCTCGTCGCCGAGGTGTTTGCCGAGGTGGACGACCTCCGGTCCGCCGGCGGTGAACGACAACCAGGTCTGCTCGGAGAACGGCTCGCCCCCGTCGACGGCGTCCGCGGCCGCGGCCAGCGACCGCAGGTCGGCGATGCTGCCGACCTCCGGCGGTGCGCTCACCCGACGGAGCTTCTCACGCCTCGCCGGAGTGTCGGGAGGTGCGGGGCTCGACCTCGTCCTCGTCGTCGGCGGGCAGTTCCACATCGACCGGGGTGCCGCGGCCGGCAGGCGGGATCACGAAGCGGTAGCCGACGTTGCGCACCGTGCCGATCAACGCCTCGTGCTCGGGCCCCAGCTTGGCCCGCAGCCGACGCACGTGGACATCGACGGTTCGGGTGCCACCGAAGTAGTCGTAGCCCCAGACCTCCTGGAGCAGTTGGCCGCGGGTGAACACCCGGCCCGGGTGCTGGGCCAGGAACTTCAGCAGCTCGAACTCCTTGAACGTCAGGTCCAGGAAGCGCGAGCGCACCTTCGCGGTGTAGGTGGCCTCGTCGATCAACAGGTCGCCGCTGCGGATCTCGTCCGGGCTCTCGTCGGTGCCCGCCGCCGCCAACCGGCCGATGGCCAGCCGCAGTCGGGCCTCCACCTCGGCGGGGCCGGCCGTGTTGAGGATCACATCGTCGACGCCCCAGTCGGCGGTGACGGCGGCCAAACCGCCCTCGGTGGCGATCAGCAGCAGCGGACAGGTGATCCCGGTCGTCCGGATGAGCCGGCACAGGCCTCGCACGTGCGGCAGGTCGCGGCGGCCGTCGACCAGCAGAGCATCGGTCGGCGGCGCGTCCAGCAGCGCGGACACCTCGGCCGGCGCGACCCGAATCTGGTGCAGCAGCAGGCCGAGCGCCGGCAGAGCGTCCGTGGCCGGAGCGGCCGCGTTCGTCAGCATCAACAGGTTGCTCAAGCTCAGACCACCCCTCCGTCGTCTGCAGTCCACAGAATCTCACAACCGTGTGTCCGGCATGTGACGCCCAGTTTTCGCTCGTGACCGGCCAGTTGCGTTTCCGTGAGTTCACCCGCCCGCGAACGGCGGCAACACCTCGACCGTCGCGCCCTCGGGAAGTTCGACTGTCGCGTGGTCGCGCAGACCCACCGGGTCGCCGTCGATCAGGTAGGAGCAGACCGACAGCACCCGGGCCAGCTCCGGACCGTGCGCCGCGCGCGCGGTGTCGAGGGCCTCGGCCAGCGTGGTCGCGCGGTAGGACTCGAGCTCGATGCCGGCCGCGGCCTTCGC belongs to Sporichthyaceae bacterium and includes:
- the mshD gene encoding mycothiol synthase, coding for MSAPPEVGSIADLRSLAAAADAVDGGEPFSEQTWLSFTAGGPEVVHLGKHLGDELIGYAQVRGDGSTELAVHPAHRRRGHGRALLDSAAAVHPDLRVWSYTAHPGAAALAGRTGLVVIRELWRMERSLPLGPEADHPGPVELPPGVTVRQFRPGSDDSAWLALNAKAFAEHGEQGRLTLADLTAREQTDWFDPAGFFLAERAGELVGFHWTKEHRAENAGEIYVLGVDPDFHGGGLGRALSRIGLRHLAQRGLPRVLLHVDADNAAAVRVYERLGFRTAAVTTMYGRPQLREVPEG
- a CDS encoding MoaD/ThiS family protein gives rise to the protein MANGTIRYWAAAKAAAGIELESYRATTLAEALDTARAAHGPELARVLSVCSYLIDGDPVGLRDHATVELPEGATVEVLPPFAGG
- a CDS encoding response regulator transcription factor, whose product is MSNLLMLTNAAAPATDALPALGLLLHQIRVAPAEVSALLDAPPTDALLVDGRRDLPHVRGLCRLIRTTGITCPLLLIATEGGLAAVTADWGVDDVILNTAGPAEVEARLRLAIGRLAAAGTDESPDEIRSGDLLIDEATYTAKVRSRFLDLTFKEFELLKFLAQHPGRVFTRGQLLQEVWGYDYFGGTRTVDVHVRRLRAKLGPEHEALIGTVRNVGYRFVIPPAGRGTPVDVELPADDEDEVEPRTSRHSGEA